Below is a window of Fervidobacterium pennivorans DSM 9078 DNA.
AGCCTGCTATATGGTCGACGTGTCCATGCGTTAAAAACACGTGTCTAACCGCATAAATTTTGTTTGTTAGCATCGTTGCGACGCCTTCACCAGCATCGAAAAGAATGCGCTCAGGTGAATAATAAATCCACGTGGAATAGAGTGCCTTGGAAAAAGCTATTATATTCATATTTCGACTCTTCAACTCCTTTTTGCATGAGCTTTCTTAATCTTCGCTCTTTACTACCTCCACCTTTATCTTTCCAGAAACACCGCCTGGTAGTTTAACGACTACGTCATAAAGCCCCACGCTTTTTATATTAGATTCAAGAGATATCCATCTTTTATCAAATTCCTTTCCTAACACCTTTTCTATCTCTTCTGCGATGTTTGAATTGGTCAGTGAGCCAAATAATTTGCCACCTTCTCCAGCTTTTACTTTGATTTTGAAAACATGCTTTTGAAGTTCGGAAAGCAGTTCTTCACTTGCCTTTCTTTGTTCTTCTTGTCTTTTTCTCTCCTCTTCTTTTTGCCTTTCCAACTCCTTAATAACCTCTGGTGTAGCTTCTTTAGCTAAACCTTTTGGGATAAGGAAGTTCCTTGCATATCCATCAGAGACATTGACAATTTGTCCCTTCTTGCCAAGTTTGGGAACATCCTGCATTAGAACAATTTTCATACACGATTTACCTCCTTTTTTCTAGTCTTGTCACTTACCTTGCTTAACCCCTCTTGTTCACTATCAAATACCTATCTTTCCCTGCGAGGTCTTTCAACACCTCACCACCTGTTAGTGCTTTCAACTTCTCGCCTTGGTCTTCACCTATCTCCATTATAACAATTTTACCTGAGGTTTCGTAACGTTTGAAGAATTCTTTGTAAAACTCCAATCCATCTTCACCACCGAAAAGTGCTTCTTGTGGCTCAAATTCAAGTTCTTTTTGAAGTTGCGTACCTTTTCTCACATATGGTGGATTGGAAACTATAATATCTATACTATCCCAATCATCCTTGAAAGG
It encodes the following:
- the rplI gene encoding 50S ribosomal protein L9, with the protein product MKIVLMQDVPKLGKKGQIVNVSDGYARNFLIPKGLAKEATPEVIKELERQKEEERKRQEEQRKASEELLSELQKHVFKIKVKAGEGGKLFGSLTNSNIAEEIEKVLGKEFDKRWISLESNIKSVGLYDVVVKLPGGVSGKIKVEVVKSED